The proteins below are encoded in one region of Holophagaceae bacterium:
- a CDS encoding NIPSNAP family protein has protein sequence MRRIVEIRSYLLKPGSGPRFHSLVSNQSIPLLKEWGMEVVAFGQSLHNPDAYFLIRAYNDLDHLNSSQAEFYSTDAWKKGPREAIIELIESDYNSVMWLTSEAIDAIRYSQP, from the coding sequence ATGAGACGTATTGTTGAAATTCGGTCGTACCTTCTCAAACCAGGGAGCGGGCCAAGATTTCACAGCCTGGTATCCAACCAAAGCATCCCATTGCTAAAAGAATGGGGGATGGAAGTCGTTGCCTTCGGCCAGTCTCTTCATAATCCAGATGCCTACTTTCTAATCCGGGCCTACAACGATCTTGATCACCTCAATTCATCGCAGGCCGAGTTCTATTCAACGGATGCATGGAAGAAAGGTCCCCGTGAGGCGATCATTGAGCTGATCGAATCGGATTACAATTCAGTCATGTGGCTCACTTCAGAGGCTATTGATGCGATCCGATATTCCCAACCCTAA
- a CDS encoding VOC family protein: MKRVTGIGGVFFKAKDAPSLQAWYKRHLGIDVQAWGGAAFDWTDAEGKPVAGTTAWLIDPQESDHFAPSSASFMVNYRVEDLHALVKALKEEGCHVLEKIDDSEYGKFAWVIDPEGNKVELWQPPQGQ; the protein is encoded by the coding sequence ATGAAACGAGTCACTGGCATCGGCGGCGTCTTCTTCAAGGCCAAAGACGCTCCATCACTGCAGGCCTGGTATAAGCGGCACCTGGGAATCGATGTCCAGGCCTGGGGCGGAGCTGCCTTCGATTGGACCGACGCCGAGGGCAAGCCGGTTGCAGGCACGACGGCCTGGTTGATCGACCCGCAAGAAAGCGATCACTTTGCTCCGAGCTCGGCGTCCTTCATGGTCAACTACCGTGTGGAGGACCTCCACGCCCTGGTCAAGGCCTTGAAGGAAGAAGGCTGCCATGTGCTCGAGAAGATTGACGATTCCGAGTATGGGAAGTTTGCCTGGGTCATTGATCCAGAGGGAAACAAGGTCGAGCTATGGCAGCCGCCTCAAGGCCAATGA
- a CDS encoding DUF2200 domain-containing protein, translating to MSTREISKLLFTTVYPLYVQKAERKNRTKEEVDTIICWLTGYSREQLSQHTAVNIDFQTFFDQAPAINPNSSQIKGVVCGIRVEDIQDPITKKIRYLDKLVDELAKGKSIDKILRQ from the coding sequence ATGTCCACACGCGAGATCTCAAAGCTGCTTTTCACGACTGTCTATCCGCTATACGTGCAAAAGGCCGAACGAAAGAATCGGACAAAGGAAGAGGTGGACACCATCATCTGCTGGTTGACGGGCTACAGCCGTGAGCAGCTCAGTCAGCACACAGCGGTCAACATTGATTTCCAGACCTTTTTTGACCAAGCCCCGGCGATCAACCCAAACAGTTCTCAGATCAAGGGCGTCGTTTGCGGCATCCGCGTCGAAGACATTCAAGATCCCATCACTAAGAAAATCAGATATCTCGACAAACTCGTTGATGAGCTCGCAAAGGGCAAATCAATCGACAAGATATTGCGCCAGTAG
- a CDS encoding TfoX/Sxy family protein: MPPKPPAKFRNLGPKSTIWLNEAGITSIEELQSMGAVEAYRRVKIIRMGVTVVLIYALQGAILNCHWNDLPPGMKEELQNAAQNL, from the coding sequence GTGCCTCCAAAGCCCCCAGCTAAATTTCGGAACCTTGGTCCCAAGAGCACTATCTGGCTCAATGAAGCAGGGATAACCTCCATCGAAGAGCTTCAGTCCATGGGGGCTGTCGAGGCCTATCGAAGAGTCAAAATAATACGGATGGGGGTAACGGTTGTCCTGATTTACGCACTGCAAGGCGCCATCCTTAATTGCCATTGGAATGACCTTCCCCCAGGCATGAAGGAGGAATTACAGAATGCAGCTCAAAACCTTTAA
- a CDS encoding helix-turn-helix transcriptional regulator, with translation MPNIASVLKDEIVRLARKEVRKEVEGLKKASALYRSEIAGLKRRVAYLEKQHGRLEEKGAKKVAVEGEGEGTTRFRFSAKRFAAQRQKLGVTAESMGTLIGVSAQTVYNWEAGKSRPRKQQLAAIASLRKLGKRKALAQLAQPAE, from the coding sequence ATGCCAAATATTGCCTCTGTCCTTAAGGATGAAATCGTCCGCCTCGCCAGAAAGGAAGTCCGCAAGGAAGTCGAAGGCCTCAAGAAGGCTTCGGCCCTTTACAGATCCGAAATAGCGGGGTTGAAGCGGCGCGTGGCGTATCTCGAAAAGCAGCATGGCCGGCTTGAGGAGAAGGGAGCCAAGAAGGTGGCCGTGGAGGGAGAAGGAGAGGGAACAACCCGCTTCCGCTTCAGCGCAAAAAGGTTCGCTGCCCAGAGACAGAAACTGGGAGTCACAGCCGAGAGCATGGGCACGCTTATCGGCGTATCCGCGCAGACGGTCTACAACTGGGAGGCGGGGAAGTCCCGGCCGCGGAAGCAGCAGCTCGCCGCCATCGCGTCCCTCAGGAAACTGGGCAAGAGAAAGGCGCTGGCCCAGTTGGCCCAACCGGCCGAATGA
- a CDS encoding nucleoside deaminase, which produces MWSSDDLYFMRLALEEAELAARRDEVPIGAILVVEGQAAGRGHNSPVSLHDPSAHAEIQALRDAAGYLRNYRLGGATLYVTLEPCLMCFGALIHARVARVVYGASDPKVGVSSLLPALEGARLNHAIDFKGGLLEPDCRAQLQAFFKAKRGQS; this is translated from the coding sequence ATGTGGTCCAGCGACGATCTCTATTTCATGCGCCTCGCGCTGGAAGAAGCGGAATTGGCGGCCCGCAGGGACGAAGTCCCCATCGGCGCGATCCTGGTGGTGGAGGGCCAGGCGGCGGGCCGGGGCCACAACAGCCCCGTGTCCCTGCACGACCCCTCCGCCCATGCGGAAATCCAGGCCCTGCGCGACGCCGCGGGCTACCTGCGGAACTACCGGCTGGGCGGCGCCACCCTCTACGTCACCCTCGAACCCTGCCTGATGTGCTTCGGCGCGCTGATCCACGCCCGCGTGGCCCGGGTGGTCTATGGCGCCAGCGACCCCAAGGTCGGGGTGAGCAGCCTCCTGCCCGCCCTGGAAGGCGCCCGCCTGAACCACGCCATCGACTTCAAGGGCGGCCTGCTGGAACCCGACTGCCGGGCCCAGCTCCAAGCCTTCTTCAAAGCCAAACGCGGCCAATCCTGA
- the carA gene encoding glutamine-hydrolyzing carbamoyl-phosphate synthase small subunit, which translates to MRAYLILKDGAAFRGRAPLGFGGAGEAVFTTAMAGYQEILTDPSFAGQLVAMTFPEQGIYGIHPDLKESSRPWATGMLCRRVSGTPDHRLSESDLGGWLKRHRIPLMTELDTRALTQRIRDAGSQPAVIWTESDGSLEAGMAKAAALPDMAGQALCSAVSCKDRYEVANEEAKFRVSVLDGGIKDSILKLLHSAGMHLEVFPWDTPAAELLAPRFHGVFLSNGPGDPAALPGMQGEVAKLIGERPVFGICLGHQLLGHAFGGSTFKLKFGHRGANQPVLDLQTGRVEITAQNHGFAVDDKGLPPDIEVTHRHLSDDTVEGLRHRTLPIFSLQHHPEASPGPHDARGAFGRFVKLMDDFHK; encoded by the coding sequence ATGCGGGCCTATCTGATCCTCAAGGACGGCGCGGCATTCAGGGGCCGCGCGCCCTTGGGCTTCGGCGGCGCCGGCGAGGCGGTCTTCACCACGGCCATGGCGGGCTACCAGGAGATCCTCACGGATCCGAGCTTCGCGGGGCAGCTCGTGGCCATGACTTTCCCGGAACAAGGCATCTATGGAATCCATCCGGATCTGAAGGAATCGTCGAGGCCCTGGGCCACTGGCATGCTCTGCCGAAGGGTTTCCGGCACGCCGGACCACCGGCTGTCGGAGAGCGACCTAGGTGGATGGCTCAAGCGGCACCGCATTCCCCTGATGACCGAATTGGACACCCGCGCGCTCACCCAGCGCATCAGGGACGCCGGATCGCAGCCGGCGGTCATCTGGACCGAATCCGACGGCAGCCTGGAGGCAGGCATGGCCAAGGCCGCCGCGCTCCCGGACATGGCCGGCCAGGCGCTCTGCTCGGCGGTGAGCTGCAAGGACCGCTATGAAGTGGCCAACGAGGAGGCGAAGTTCCGTGTCTCCGTGCTGGATGGCGGCATCAAGGATTCCATCCTGAAATTGCTGCACTCGGCTGGCATGCACCTGGAGGTTTTCCCCTGGGATACGCCCGCCGCAGAATTGCTGGCGCCGCGCTTCCACGGCGTCTTCCTCAGCAACGGCCCCGGCGATCCGGCGGCGCTGCCCGGAATGCAGGGCGAGGTGGCCAAACTGATCGGCGAACGGCCGGTGTTCGGGATCTGCCTCGGCCACCAGCTGCTCGGCCATGCCTTCGGGGGGTCCACCTTCAAGCTTAAATTCGGCCATCGCGGCGCCAACCAGCCGGTCCTGGATCTGCAGACCGGCCGGGTGGAGATCACCGCGCAGAACCACGGCTTCGCGGTGGATGACAAGGGCCTGCCCCCGGACATCGAAGTGACCCACCGGCACTTGAGCGACGACACGGTGGAGGGTTTGCGGCACAGGACGCTGCCGATCTTCTCCTTGCAGCATCATCCGGAGGCGAGCCCGGGCCCTCACGATGCGCGGGGGGCCTTCGGGAGGTTCGTGAAGCTGATGGACGATTTCCACAAATGA